The following coding sequences lie in one Synechococcus sp. PCC 7336 genomic window:
- the ftsH gene encoding ATP-dependent zinc metalloprotease FtsH, whose translation MKNHWQSTCKRTAFAMLIGLSLMQLPIVGAAPAYAMPPSYGEFLQQVEEGRVLSVTIDDRNGVAEVKAEDPATDGTPQVYKINLIPIRESITDLTQDLTARGIDVDYKRSGDGGALMGIIGNLLLPVLLLVGLFFLFRRSSAGGGPGQAMNFGKSRARFQMEAKTGVKFDDVAGIEEAKEELQEVVTFLKKPERFTAVGAKIPKGVLLVGPPGTGKTLLAKAIAGEAGVPFFSISGSEFVEMFVGVGASRVRDLFKKAKESAPCIIFIDEIDAVGRQRGAGIGGGNDEREQTLNQLLTEMDGFEGNTGIIIIAATNRADVLDSALMRPGRFDRQVTVDRPSFKGRHEILKVHARDKKLSDDVNLENIARRTPGFAGADLANLLNEAAILAARRQQLEIKDKDIDDAIDRITIGLTKPPLLDGKSKRLIAYHEVGHALLMTLLENSDPLNKVTIIPRSSGAGGFAQPIPNEEQMDSGLYSRAWMLDRVVVGFGGRAAEDIVFGYGEVTTGASNDLQQNTSLVRQMVTRFGMSDLGPLMLEQPNQEVFLGGGWQNRSEYSEDIAARIDQQVREILERCYQKARSILLENRDAVDRLAETLIERETLDGEEFRSIVEEYATLPEKAQLPPKIA comes from the coding sequence ATGAAAAACCATTGGCAATCTACTTGCAAGAGAACGGCGTTTGCAATGCTGATCGGCCTCAGCTTAATGCAACTGCCGATCGTCGGGGCGGCTCCCGCCTATGCCATGCCTCCCTCGTATGGCGAATTCCTACAGCAGGTAGAAGAGGGTCGGGTTCTGTCAGTAACCATTGACGATCGCAACGGTGTGGCTGAGGTGAAGGCCGAAGACCCTGCGACGGATGGCACCCCACAAGTCTATAAGATTAACCTCATTCCCATCCGCGAGAGCATTACCGACCTAACCCAGGATTTGACTGCCCGAGGCATTGACGTCGATTACAAGCGCAGTGGCGATGGCGGCGCACTGATGGGCATCATCGGCAATCTGTTGCTGCCCGTCCTCCTGTTAGTTGGTCTGTTCTTCCTCTTCCGTCGCAGCAGCGCAGGGGGAGGTCCCGGCCAAGCCATGAATTTCGGCAAATCCCGCGCTCGCTTCCAGATGGAAGCCAAAACTGGCGTCAAGTTCGACGATGTGGCGGGGATTGAAGAAGCTAAAGAAGAACTGCAGGAAGTGGTCACCTTCCTGAAAAAGCCCGAGCGCTTTACTGCAGTAGGGGCAAAAATTCCCAAGGGCGTGCTACTGGTTGGCCCTCCCGGCACCGGTAAGACGCTGCTGGCTAAGGCGATCGCCGGAGAAGCCGGAGTGCCCTTCTTCTCCATTTCCGGCTCTGAATTTGTGGAAATGTTTGTGGGGGTAGGGGCCTCTCGGGTGCGCGACCTGTTTAAGAAAGCGAAGGAAAGCGCCCCTTGCATCATCTTTATCGACGAGATTGACGCGGTGGGTCGCCAGCGGGGAGCCGGTATTGGCGGCGGCAATGACGAGCGCGAGCAAACCCTCAACCAACTGCTGACCGAAATGGACGGCTTTGAGGGCAACACCGGCATTATCATCATTGCGGCGACAAACCGGGCCGACGTACTCGACTCTGCCCTAATGCGTCCCGGCCGATTCGATCGCCAAGTCACCGTCGATCGCCCCAGCTTCAAGGGCCGTCACGAAATCCTCAAGGTCCACGCCCGCGATAAAAAGCTCTCCGATGATGTGAACCTGGAGAACATTGCCCGCCGTACCCCCGGTTTTGCCGGTGCCGATCTAGCCAATCTGCTCAACGAGGCGGCGATTCTGGCTGCCCGCCGCCAGCAATTGGAAATCAAGGACAAAGATATCGACGATGCGATCGATCGCATCACCATCGGCTTGACCAAGCCTCCCCTACTCGATGGCAAGTCAAAGCGCTTGATTGCCTATCACGAAGTGGGCCACGCTCTCCTGATGACCCTACTGGAGAACTCCGATCCTCTCAATAAGGTCACCATTATCCCGCGATCGAGTGGCGCGGGTGGTTTTGCTCAACCCATTCCCAACGAAGAGCAAATGGATAGCGGTCTTTACAGCCGCGCCTGGATGCTCGATCGCGTAGTGGTGGGATTTGGCGGTCGTGCAGCTGAAGATATTGTCTTCGGTTACGGCGAAGTTACCACGGGGGCTAGCAACGACCTGCAGCAAAACACCAGTCTGGTGCGCCAGATGGTGACGCGCTTCGGTATGTCCGATCTGGGGCCGCTGATGCTAGAACAACCCAACCAAGAGGTGTTCTTGGGGGGCGGCTGGCAGAATCGCAGCGAATACTCTGAAGACATTGCTGCCCGGATTGACCAGCAGGTGCGCGAGATTCTGGAGCGCTGCTATCAAAAGGCGCGCTCTATTCTGCTGGAAAATCGCGACGCAGTCGATCGTCTAGCCGAAACCCTCATCGAGCGGGAAACTTTGGACGGAGAAGAGTTCCGTTCGATCGTCGAGGAATATGCAACCCTCCCCGAGAAAGCACAACTTCCCCCCAAGATCGCATAA
- the gshB gene encoding glutathione synthase, producing MKICFIMYPWERVDPDSDSTLRLIHEAILRGHTVAITSTHNLTVRNNVTGSFCDVIVQKSKVSNNFKTFYNTIEFRRSQLPLSGFDAILMRDNPPLDNLAINFLDSVRSDTFIMNDIDGLRLANNKLYTASFVDLAHEFIPVTHVSKNRDYLERMFFESDSDKMILKPLTGYGGRGVIVLEKSAKHSFRSLLDFYIGGNNKESSRENYVILQEYVSGAEDGDVRILILNGEPIGAMRRIPAEGDVRSNVHAGGTVVKHTLTKHDKQLCKEIGPKLVRDGIYFTGIDVIGGKLIEVNVLSPGGITRINKLNRTRLQELVIDFVESVVNSKELAIRRKNEFRQAIEDANLG from the coding sequence ATGAAAATATGCTTCATTATGTACCCGTGGGAACGTGTAGACCCCGATTCAGACTCGACATTGAGGCTCATTCACGAAGCCATATTGAGGGGACATACCGTTGCAATAACCAGCACCCATAACCTCACTGTCCGAAATAATGTTACAGGCTCATTCTGTGATGTTATTGTGCAGAAATCAAAGGTTAGCAACAATTTCAAGACATTCTATAACACAATTGAATTTCGTCGTTCCCAGTTACCGCTATCGGGGTTTGATGCCATTCTGATGCGCGACAACCCACCGCTAGACAATCTTGCAATTAACTTTTTAGATTCAGTTCGGTCCGATACATTCATTATGAATGATATCGACGGTTTGAGGCTTGCCAATAATAAGCTCTACACTGCTTCTTTTGTGGATCTGGCGCATGAATTTATACCTGTCACTCACGTTTCTAAAAATCGTGACTATCTCGAACGTATGTTTTTCGAGTCCGATAGTGATAAAATGATCCTCAAACCGCTGACTGGTTATGGCGGTCGAGGTGTGATTGTACTTGAGAAAAGTGCTAAGCATAGTTTCCGCTCCTTGCTAGATTTTTATATTGGCGGAAATAACAAAGAATCTAGCAGGGAAAATTATGTCATCTTACAGGAATACGTCAGCGGAGCAGAAGATGGAGATGTTCGAATTTTAATTCTCAATGGCGAGCCGATCGGAGCGATGCGGCGTATACCTGCTGAAGGAGATGTCCGCTCGAATGTACATGCTGGCGGGACCGTTGTCAAACATACACTGACTAAGCACGACAAACAGCTTTGCAAAGAGATTGGACCGAAGTTGGTTCGCGATGGCATCTACTTTACGGGTATTGACGTTATTGGCGGAAAATTGATTGAAGTGAACGTCCTCAGTCCTGGCGGTATTACTCGCATCAATAAACTCAATCGAACCCGCTTGCAGGAACTGGTGATTGATTTTGTGGAAAGTGTCGTCAACTCTAAAGAACTAGCCATCAGGCGTAAAAATGAATTTCGTCAAGCAATCGAAGATGCAAACCTTGGATGA
- a CDS encoding flavohemoglobin expression-modulating QEGLA motif protein → MQTLDEQQLLDRLSAGETFAATLADGSLDIWVREYVPYLCTAIHAGHRLRPDLEEICAIDEQERLREEDPYTDTAIESFPIALVARDSRYEYDLNRSPEECLYEVAWGKQVWQQPLDEAQRQTSQERHSRYYRILEALITQIQQRFGGCLAIDVHSYNWQIRQYEEAPIFNLGTAQLNLRRWSKLLKVFEEGLGAIDLPNLDTTVARNQVYRGQGFQAKFIGDRFPVAPVIPLEIKKVFMDEKTGEVFPLAIESLRQGLHRAVLDTAAYFNQYLGHSKLRRPAALLSSTIDPLVLKVDRALYRLAKDVDTLQYVNPINLQQEKRTFLARKRYEPNFRYRQLRMDPYDFREQLYQLPVSQISDPSLRDLYRSVVDSFAIKVELLTHVGTPQFLYNSLRYYGEPSPTDIANAHFLLHAPEIPGYEEQPSEIDAEMAKVEFERAARDFGLNCQVAISTRLVANAMVDNNRRLLLINRNAKLTQTELNALVHHELGVHMVTTMNALEQPLKVFRLGLPGNTYTQEGLAILAEYLSGNLNLSRLKQLAMRVLTVNVMLRDMDFGSIFDYLKDEHKLSDDKAFSLATRVFRGGGFTKDYLYLRGLKDIVSLYHECDINSLLIGKTSSSFLHTIGELIERRILLSPKLRSQAISDCQPPPNPVLDYLVSSIQ, encoded by the coding sequence ATGCAAACCTTGGATGAACAACAACTTCTCGATCGCCTATCTGCAGGCGAAACTTTTGCAGCCACTTTAGCCGATGGGTCGTTGGACATTTGGGTGCGAGAATACGTGCCATACCTCTGCACAGCCATTCATGCCGGTCACCGCTTGCGCCCGGACCTAGAAGAGATTTGTGCGATCGACGAGCAGGAGCGCCTGCGGGAGGAGGACCCATATACCGACACGGCGATCGAGTCTTTTCCGATCGCGCTGGTGGCTAGAGACTCTCGCTACGAATACGATCTCAATCGATCGCCGGAAGAATGTCTCTACGAAGTAGCCTGGGGAAAACAGGTTTGGCAACAACCCCTCGATGAGGCACAGCGCCAAACTAGCCAAGAGCGGCATTCGCGTTATTATCGCATCCTCGAAGCACTAATTACTCAAATACAGCAGCGCTTTGGGGGCTGCTTGGCGATCGATGTGCATAGTTACAACTGGCAAATCAGGCAGTACGAAGAGGCTCCGATCTTCAATTTGGGAACAGCTCAACTCAATCTTCGTCGCTGGTCCAAACTGCTGAAAGTCTTTGAGGAAGGTCTGGGGGCGATTGACTTACCCAATCTGGATACAACAGTAGCTCGCAATCAGGTTTATCGAGGACAAGGGTTTCAAGCTAAATTTATCGGAGATCGATTTCCGGTGGCTCCAGTCATCCCGCTCGAAATCAAAAAAGTGTTTATGGATGAAAAAACTGGTGAAGTTTTTCCCTTAGCGATCGAAAGTCTGCGACAGGGTCTCCATCGAGCTGTGCTAGATACTGCTGCTTATTTTAACCAGTATTTGGGACATTCTAAGCTTCGACGACCTGCTGCCCTCTTGTCATCTACAATCGATCCTCTAGTTTTAAAAGTCGATAGAGCGCTGTATCGATTGGCTAAGGATGTAGATACACTCCAGTATGTCAACCCAATCAATCTTCAGCAGGAAAAGCGCACTTTTCTTGCCCGCAAGCGATACGAGCCTAATTTTCGCTATCGGCAGTTGCGCATGGACCCATATGATTTTCGAGAGCAGCTCTATCAACTTCCAGTTTCTCAAATTTCAGATCCGTCCTTGCGAGATCTCTATCGATCTGTTGTGGATAGTTTTGCCATTAAAGTTGAATTATTAACTCACGTCGGTACGCCTCAATTTCTCTACAACTCTTTACGTTATTATGGCGAGCCCAGCCCGACCGATATTGCGAATGCACACTTTTTGCTGCATGCTCCTGAAATTCCGGGGTATGAGGAGCAGCCCAGCGAGATAGATGCAGAGATGGCCAAAGTGGAATTCGAACGGGCAGCAAGAGACTTCGGTTTAAATTGCCAAGTTGCGATCTCGACGCGATTGGTGGCCAATGCAATGGTTGATAACAACCGCAGGCTATTATTAATCAATCGTAACGCCAAGTTGACTCAAACAGAGTTAAATGCACTGGTTCATCACGAGTTGGGCGTGCATATGGTTACGACCATGAATGCATTAGAGCAACCCTTAAAGGTTTTCAGACTGGGGCTTCCAGGCAACACATATACACAGGAAGGGCTTGCTATTCTCGCAGAGTATCTGTCAGGCAATCTCAATCTATCGCGCTTAAAGCAACTTGCCATGCGAGTCTTGACAGTGAACGTAATGCTTCGAGATATGGACTTTGGATCGATTTTTGATTATTTAAAAGACGAACATAAGCTCTCAGATGATAAGGCTTTTTCTCTGGCTACTCGCGTTTTTCGAGGCGGTGGATTTACGAAAGATTATTTATACCTGAGAGGCTTAAAAGATATAGTATCGCTTTACCATGAATGCGATATCAATTCTCTATTGATTGGCAAAACATCGAGTAGTTTTCTACATACAATCGGCGAGTTGATCGAACGTAGAATATTGCTGTCGCCCAAGCTGCGATCGCAGGCAATCTCTGACTGTCAACCCCCTCCCAATCCGGTATTAGATTATCTTGTTAGCTCAATACAATAG
- a CDS encoding sirohydrochlorin chelatase, translating to MKPHWSPPAIVLVSHGSRDRRAREAFAQFTHNCQNALTPQVVVGTQLELAEASLAAQMVQAIARWPLAIQTAVVIPVMMAAGVHVREDIPAAVDRVQQQYPQISFDIAPPLGQAPQQFEVLADRMAALSAARGWTAEGWVLWGHGSRILSFAHQFNRLGQQLAMAANCPVVTAYGMQAPALEAQIEALYEAGCRRIGILPGLLFSGALSDRLVAAAEQLERQYGDVAIAVADVLMPHPRWIEVVGQWGAGESAISPEPLPAIELTVGLV from the coding sequence GTGAAGCCCCATTGGTCTCCCCCCGCTATTGTGTTAGTCAGCCACGGCAGTCGCGATCGCCGCGCTCGGGAGGCATTTGCCCAATTCACGCACAATTGTCAGAACGCTCTGACACCGCAGGTGGTGGTCGGCACTCAACTGGAACTGGCTGAAGCCTCGTTGGCCGCACAAATGGTGCAGGCGATCGCCCGCTGGCCCCTTGCCATTCAAACGGCTGTTGTCATTCCCGTCATGATGGCTGCAGGCGTTCACGTGCGAGAAGATATTCCAGCCGCTGTCGATCGAGTGCAGCAGCAGTATCCTCAAATCTCCTTTGACATCGCCCCGCCACTGGGGCAAGCTCCGCAACAGTTTGAGGTCTTAGCAGATCGAATGGCAGCGCTCTCTGCCGCTCGGGGATGGACGGCGGAGGGCTGGGTGCTGTGGGGGCACGGCAGTCGGATACTGTCGTTTGCCCATCAATTCAATCGCCTCGGCCAGCAGCTCGCTATGGCTGCTAACTGTCCGGTGGTAACCGCCTATGGCATGCAGGCCCCCGCTCTAGAAGCACAGATAGAAGCACTCTACGAAGCTGGATGTCGGCGCATCGGCATTCTGCCCGGATTATTGTTTTCTGGCGCGCTGTCAGATCGGCTGGTGGCTGCGGCAGAACAGTTGGAGCGTCAATATGGCGATGTGGCGATCGCCGTTGCAGATGTCTTGATGCCTCACCCCCGCTGGATTGAGGTAGTGGGGCAATGGGGTGCGGGGGAGAGTGCAATCTCTCCAGAGCCATTGCCTGCCATCGAGCTAACGGTGGGTTTGGTATAG
- a CDS encoding long-chain fatty acid--CoA ligase has translation MVQLNLDIVTPAEEGRVVLGRTLPALLDEACEQRPNLAALNQWVDRQWQPLSTQALRVAAEELALGLLDLGVKKGDRVALFMESNTQFAIADMGCAIAGAVNVPIDLLEAPSAIQHILNHAEVKIVMVSSWMLLQKIAPYLGTSRYLKTAIVADKTFPTTEDFHFPALKLNDLTLNEVRARGRKQFSVGKRRWLRSRIQPTDLATIIYVIGSVEHISEPDRGGRLAHLADAMHRQLLSRSQAGPACDVPRGVALTHENITANILAAFDSHPDLKLGQSEVALSFLPLTHIFARAFLYGHLYYGHSVFFSSPERVGRMLRMVQPTIFITVPRLLEKAYERILSSGSQRRGVSKLLFNWSLQLAHRYEIGQPPQGLYALQLWLANRLVFPKWREAFGGKLNYLICGGAALRADIANVFSAANIPVLQGYGLTETSSVVCYNRGSRNRAGTVGVPIPGVELAIAADGEILVRSPYVMKGYYRDEAATRAVLDRDGWFHTGDLGRLSEDGFLEISGYKKELFKLSTGKYVSPQPLERYLMHSPFVDRAIAVGAHRKFCSMLIFPNRERLQQWAIEEGIETEEEDWLEHPQVLQLFQTLVDEANECLPYWSRAKQFQLVDPDVASESGIFANDRPMHRAHAHKVFAAAIDAIYSTPIKQLVFALAVPLTRLAQFAGRLTST, from the coding sequence ATGGTGCAACTCAATCTGGACATCGTGACTCCTGCGGAGGAAGGAAGGGTGGTGTTGGGGCGAACCTTGCCCGCATTGCTGGACGAGGCTTGCGAACAGCGACCTAATCTGGCAGCCCTGAATCAGTGGGTCGATCGCCAGTGGCAGCCCCTCTCCACTCAAGCCTTGCGGGTAGCAGCTGAGGAATTGGCCTTGGGGCTGCTGGATTTGGGGGTGAAAAAAGGCGATCGCGTGGCGTTATTTATGGAGAGCAATACGCAGTTTGCGATCGCCGATATGGGTTGCGCGATCGCGGGGGCCGTGAATGTCCCTATCGATCTATTAGAGGCTCCATCTGCAATTCAACATATTTTGAACCATGCCGAAGTCAAGATTGTAATGGTTTCCAGTTGGATGCTACTGCAAAAGATTGCGCCTTATTTAGGAACTTCGAGATATTTGAAAACGGCGATCGTGGCCGATAAAACCTTTCCCACAACCGAGGACTTTCACTTTCCCGCCCTCAAACTTAATGACTTGACCCTGAATGAGGTGCGCGCCCGAGGGCGCAAGCAGTTTTCGGTGGGGAAACGCCGTTGGTTGCGTTCTCGCATTCAACCCACCGATCTGGCCACGATTATTTATGTGATTGGTTCCGTCGAGCACATTAGCGAGCCGGATCGGGGAGGCCGATTGGCCCACTTAGCCGATGCTATGCACCGACAGTTGCTCAGTCGCAGTCAAGCGGGGCCTGCTTGCGATGTGCCGCGCGGCGTAGCTCTTACCCACGAAAACATTACCGCGAATATTTTGGCGGCGTTTGACTCCCATCCCGATCTCAAATTGGGGCAGTCGGAGGTGGCGCTATCTTTCTTGCCTCTCACCCATATTTTTGCGCGGGCCTTTCTGTACGGCCACCTCTATTACGGGCACAGCGTGTTTTTCTCCAGCCCCGAGCGGGTGGGTCGAATGTTGCGGATGGTGCAGCCCACTATTTTTATTACGGTGCCGAGGCTGTTGGAAAAAGCCTACGAGCGGATTCTGAGTTCCGGCAGCCAACGGCGGGGGGTGTCAAAACTACTGTTTAATTGGTCGCTGCAATTGGCCCATCGCTACGAGATCGGACAGCCGCCACAAGGACTCTATGCCCTGCAACTGTGGCTGGCCAATCGGCTGGTGTTTCCCAAGTGGCGGGAAGCTTTTGGAGGCAAGCTCAACTATTTGATTTGTGGCGGCGCGGCCTTGAGGGCCGATATTGCCAATGTATTTTCGGCAGCCAATATCCCCGTTTTGCAGGGCTACGGGCTGACGGAAACCAGTTCGGTGGTGTGTTACAACCGAGGCTCTCGGAATCGGGCCGGTACGGTGGGGGTGCCGATTCCGGGGGTGGAGCTGGCGATCGCCGCAGATGGCGAGATCTTGGTGCGATCGCCCTACGTGATGAAGGGCTATTACCGAGACGAGGCGGCAACGCGAGCGGTGCTCGATCGCGATGGTTGGTTTCACACGGGCGACTTGGGTCGCTTGAGTGAAGACGGTTTTCTGGAGATCTCGGGTTATAAGAAAGAGTTATTCAAACTCTCTACGGGCAAATACGTGTCGCCGCAGCCGTTAGAGCGGTATTTGATGCATTCGCCATTTGTGGATCGAGCGATCGCCGTTGGAGCCCATCGCAAGTTCTGCTCGATGCTAATTTTCCCCAATCGCGAGCGGCTGCAGCAGTGGGCGATAGAAGAGGGAATTGAGACAGAGGAGGAGGATTGGTTGGAGCATCCGCAGGTGTTGCAACTGTTCCAAACCTTGGTGGATGAGGCCAATGAATGTTTGCCCTATTGGTCGCGGGCCAAGCAATTCCAATTGGTCGATCCAGATGTGGCCTCAGAAAGTGGCATTTTTGCAAACGATCGCCCCATGCACCGAGCCCATGCCCACAAAGTATTCGCTGCGGCGATCGACGCCATCTACAGTACCCCCATCAAACAACTGGTTTTTGCACTTGCAGTTCCCCTAACCAGATTGGCGCAATTTGCGGGGCGCTTGACTTCGACCTAG
- the pyrH gene encoding UMP kinase: protein MKYKRVLLKLSGEALMGQQDYGIDPDVLSSISAEVAEVVKAGVQLAIVVGGGNIFRGVKKAASMGMDRASADYVGMLATVMNALTLQDALEHAGVETRVQTAIAMQEVAEPYIRRRAIRHLEKARVVIFGAGSGNPFFTTDTTAALRAAEIDAEVIFKATKVDGVYDSDPKLNPNAKRFESLNYQHVLTQNLRVMDTTAIALCQDNEIPIVVFDLTVPGNICKAVKGEGIGTMVGLKEAVRSVG from the coding sequence ATGAAATACAAGCGTGTGTTGTTGAAGCTCAGTGGCGAAGCGCTGATGGGGCAACAGGATTACGGCATCGACCCCGATGTGTTGAGCTCTATCTCTGCCGAAGTTGCTGAAGTGGTGAAAGCGGGAGTTCAGCTTGCCATTGTGGTGGGGGGCGGCAATATCTTTCGAGGGGTGAAAAAGGCGGCTTCGATGGGGATGGACCGCGCCTCGGCAGACTATGTGGGGATGTTGGCGACGGTGATGAATGCTCTGACGTTGCAGGATGCGTTGGAACATGCCGGGGTAGAAACGCGGGTGCAAACGGCGATCGCCATGCAAGAGGTGGCCGAACCTTACATCCGTCGCCGCGCCATTCGCCATTTAGAGAAAGCTCGCGTCGTCATTTTCGGGGCAGGCTCCGGCAATCCCTTTTTTACCACCGACACCACGGCTGCTTTGAGGGCAGCTGAAATCGATGCCGAAGTCATCTTCAAGGCCACGAAGGTGGATGGGGTTTACGATAGCGATCCGAAACTCAACCCCAACGCCAAGCGTTTTGAGTCCCTCAATTATCAACACGTCCTCACTCAGAATCTGCGGGTGATGGATACAACGGCGATCGCCTTGTGCCAAGACAACGAAATTCCGATTGTGGTGTTCGACCTGACCGTGCCGGGGAATATTTGCAAGGCCGTTAAAGGGGAAGGGATTGGCACGATGGTGGGGTTGAAAGAGGCGGTGCGATCGGTGGGTTAG
- the cobA gene encoding uroporphyrinogen-III C-methyltransferase produces the protein MAGKVYLVGAGPGDPGLMTVRGKTLLEHCHVVVYDALVSQPILDVVPPQAERIYAGKRKDQHSLPQAEIAQLLIDKARSHAVVVRLKGGDPFVFGRGGEEMLALRQAGIDVEVVPGITAGIAAPAYAGIPVTHRDYSSSVTFVTGHEAVNKYRPQVNWRALATGTETLVVYMGIHNLKTIASESIAGGKPADTPVAVIRWGTTPQQSAIQTNLAEIIDRYEDLDLAPPAIVVIGPAVNLGPLLQPELFRDP, from the coding sequence ATGGCAGGCAAGGTCTATTTAGTCGGAGCGGGACCGGGAGATCCGGGTTTGATGACGGTACGGGGGAAAACTCTGCTGGAGCATTGCCATGTGGTGGTATATGACGCTTTAGTCAGCCAGCCGATTCTCGATGTGGTTCCCCCTCAGGCAGAGCGCATTTATGCTGGTAAGCGCAAAGACCAGCACAGCTTGCCCCAAGCCGAGATTGCGCAACTGCTGATCGATAAAGCGCGATCGCATGCAGTAGTGGTGCGGTTGAAGGGGGGAGATCCATTTGTGTTTGGGCGCGGTGGCGAAGAAATGTTGGCTTTGCGGCAGGCAGGCATTGATGTAGAGGTGGTGCCGGGAATCACGGCGGGGATTGCGGCTCCAGCCTATGCCGGTATTCCTGTAACCCATCGGGACTATAGCTCTTCAGTCACGTTTGTAACGGGACACGAGGCGGTCAATAAGTATCGCCCGCAGGTGAACTGGAGAGCTTTGGCGACGGGGACCGAAACCCTAGTGGTGTATATGGGGATTCACAATCTCAAAACCATCGCCAGCGAGTCGATCGCGGGCGGCAAACCTGCCGATACTCCCGTAGCAGTGATTCGCTGGGGAACTACGCCCCAGCAATCTGCCATTCAAACCAATCTAGCTGAAATTATCGATCGCTACGAAGACTTAGACTTAGCCCCCCCCGCAATTGTGGTCATCGGTCCGGCAGTCAATCTCGGCCCCCTCCTGCAGCCAGAACTTTTCAGAGATCCCTAG
- a CDS encoding glycosyltransferase family 4 protein, with protein sequence MKILISSHRFPPDVGGIESVSLLLAQEFVRSGHVVRLVTQTPARNPCDFGFEVIRRPQPRQLLDLMRWCDLYFQNNISLQALWPLSIVRRPWVVAHHTWLRDASGKITLPARIKLWLLRYASSISVSEAIAKHIDRPSVAIGNPYREDLFRVMPEIDRDRDLVFLGRLVSDKGADLLIDALALLQKEQLRPNATIVGAGPEADPLKAQVQRLGLQHQVEFVGVKTGEELVRCLNRHTIVAIPSRWAEPFGLVALEGIACGCVAVGSAAGGLKDAIGPCGVTFPNGDAVALARQLANLLRQPEALSQYRERAPEHLARHQRDRVAKAYLQVFEEALCQFS encoded by the coding sequence ATGAAAATTTTAATCTCCTCCCATCGATTCCCCCCCGATGTTGGCGGTATAGAATCCGTATCGCTGCTGTTAGCCCAGGAATTTGTCCGCAGCGGCCATGTGGTCCGGCTGGTGACTCAAACCCCCGCCCGCAACCCCTGCGACTTCGGCTTCGAGGTCATTCGCCGCCCGCAACCCCGCCAACTGCTCGATCTGATGCGTTGGTGCGATCTCTACTTCCAAAACAACATCAGTTTGCAAGCACTCTGGCCGCTATCGATCGTTCGACGACCTTGGGTGGTGGCACACCACACCTGGCTGCGCGATGCCAGCGGCAAGATAACCCTACCCGCGCGTATCAAGCTTTGGCTCTTGCGTTACGCCAGCTCTATTTCTGTCAGCGAAGCCATTGCCAAGCATATCGACCGTCCCTCTGTGGCGATCGGCAATCCTTACCGAGAGGACTTATTTCGCGTCATGCCGGAGATCGATCGCGATCGCGATCTCGTCTTTCTAGGTCGGCTGGTGTCGGATAAAGGAGCAGACCTCTTAATCGACGCTCTAGCACTACTCCAAAAAGAACAGTTAAGACCCAACGCGACCATTGTGGGTGCCGGTCCTGAAGCCGACCCCTTAAAAGCGCAGGTGCAGCGACTGGGATTGCAGCACCAGGTTGAATTCGTCGGGGTCAAAACCGGCGAGGAGCTCGTTCGCTGCCTCAACCGCCATACGATCGTGGCGATTCCGTCCCGCTGGGCAGAACCCTTTGGTCTCGTGGCGCTAGAGGGGATTGCCTGTGGATGCGTGGCCGTCGGTTCGGCAGCAGGGGGACTGAAAGATGCGATTGGTCCCTGTGGCGTTACCTTCCCCAACGGTGACGCAGTGGCACTCGCCAGACAATTGGCCAATCTACTCCGGCAGCCCGAGGCCCTCTCCCAGTATCGCGAGCGCGCCCCCGAACATTTAGCCCGCCATCAGCGCGATCGCGTTGCGAAAGCCTATTTGCAAGTGTTTGAGGAGGCTCTGTGTCAATTCTCTTAA